A genomic segment from Armatimonadota bacterium encodes:
- the fabI gene encoding enoyl-[acyl-carrier-protein] reductase [NADH] — protein MSGLVEGKNALVLGVASERSIAWAIARRLAQEGANLALTYQNERLEKNVRPLAESVPGTLLLPCDVSDDEQVTKLAQELQTRWGKLDILVHSVAFAKKEELSGRYVDTSREGFRIAMDVSVFSLVALCKALEPLMGEGSSVVTLTYLGSERVVPNYNVMGVAKAALEASVRYLASDLGAQGIRVNAISAGPINTLAARAIAGFTTMLQRVREVAPLRRNTEAEEVADAALFLLSDLARGVTGEVLYVDSGYHVMGMV, from the coding sequence ATGTCGGGTTTGGTGGAAGGGAAGAACGCTCTGGTGCTGGGGGTTGCCAGCGAGCGCAGTATCGCCTGGGCGATTGCCCGACGGCTGGCTCAGGAGGGGGCAAACCTGGCGTTAACATACCAGAACGAGCGACTGGAAAAGAACGTACGCCCGCTGGCGGAAAGCGTGCCGGGAACTCTGCTCTTGCCGTGCGATGTCTCGGACGATGAGCAGGTAACAAAACTGGCGCAGGAGCTGCAGACGCGCTGGGGCAAACTGGACATCCTGGTACACAGCGTGGCGTTTGCGAAGAAAGAGGAACTGTCCGGGCGGTATGTGGATACCTCACGCGAGGGATTCCGAATCGCGATGGACGTGAGCGTGTTCTCACTGGTTGCGTTGTGCAAGGCGCTGGAGCCTCTGATGGGTGAAGGCAGCAGTGTGGTGACGCTCACCTACCTTGGTAGCGAGCGCGTGGTACCGAACTACAACGTCATGGGCGTTGCCAAAGCCGCGCTGGAAGCCAGTGTGCGCTATCTCGCTTCTGACCTCGGTGCACAGGGCATTCGGGTGAACGCGATTTCGGCGGGACCTATCAACACCCTGGCAGCGCGGGCGATTGCGGGATTTACCACGATGTTGCAGCGAGTGCGCGAGGTAGCTCCCCTGCGACGCAATACAGAAGCGGAAGAGGTAGCGGATGCTGCCCTTTTCCTGCTGAGCGACCTCGCGCGTGGCGTAACGGGTGAAGTGCTTTACGTGGATAGCGGTTACCATGTAATGGGCATGGTTTAA
- a CDS encoding flagellar protein FliS, whose protein sequence is MALTSPYDVYQRTQVDTASPAKLVVMLYDGAIRFLKQGQTAMQQGNREKQNHCLVRAQRIITELASSLDLEAGGEIATNLMALYQFMHEQLVIANLQDDVNTVQKVREMLESLREAWARVEVAVRESPTPTADGRAEVPHAA, encoded by the coding sequence ATGGCGTTGACAAGCCCGTACGATGTGTATCAGCGTACGCAGGTAGATACCGCTTCGCCTGCCAAGTTGGTGGTCATGCTGTACGATGGGGCTATCCGTTTTCTCAAACAGGGACAAACTGCTATGCAGCAGGGAAACCGCGAAAAACAGAACCATTGTCTCGTCCGAGCACAGCGCATCATCACGGAGCTGGCAAGCTCGCTGGACCTGGAAGCGGGGGGTGAGATAGCCACCAACCTGATGGCACTCTACCAGTTCATGCACGAGCAGTTAGTCATTGCCAACCTGCAGGATGATGTGAACACCGTGCAAAAGGTGCGCGAAATGCTGGAAAGCCTGCGAGAAGCGTGGGCGCGGGTAGAGGTCGCCGTGCGCGAATCTCCCACCCCAACAGCCGATGGAAGAGCGGAGGTGCCTCATGCTGCCTGA
- a CDS encoding Tat pathway signal sequence domain protein translates to MRSNGLEYQEQPPDSPIRRRVLSWLVGLIHLGVIAGFIAPVLGFISSPTRRRREPGEWVPVLNAHELKPGETRAVTYSLMVKDGYMTAEHRYSVYLYHRSDGTILAFDPSCPHLGCRVEFKERKQRYVCPCHGGVFDTEGNLVSGPPPTGLTRLPARVDGGKIWIQRV, encoded by the coding sequence ATGAGAAGTAATGGTCTGGAATATCAGGAACAGCCACCGGATTCCCCCATCCGGCGCAGGGTACTGAGCTGGCTGGTGGGGTTGATCCATCTAGGGGTAATAGCGGGCTTTATTGCGCCGGTGCTGGGGTTCATCAGCTCGCCTACCCGCCGACGACGAGAGCCGGGAGAGTGGGTGCCGGTACTGAACGCCCATGAACTGAAGCCCGGCGAAACCAGAGCGGTGACGTACTCGTTGATGGTGAAAGACGGCTACATGACCGCCGAGCACCGCTACAGTGTTTACCTGTACCACCGAAGCGACGGCACTATCCTGGCGTTTGACCCTTCCTGCCCGCATCTAGGTTGCCGGGTGGAGTTCAAAGAGCGCAAGCAACGCTATGTGTGTCCTTGTCACGGTGGGGTATTTGACACCGAAGGCAACCTGGTCTCCGGTCCGCCTCCAACCGGATTAACGAGGTTGCCTGCGCGTGTGGATGGAGGCAAAATCTGGATACAGAGGGTGTAG
- a CDS encoding carbon-nitrogen hydrolase: MKIRVVSVQFKPRKGDVEHNLHRVAEVLRQVVEDGVPADVVVFPETITSGYFLEGGVREAARTREQILEALVRRYQPFARPEPLDVVLGFYELWHGKYYNSALYLTLSAEPESCRIVHTHRKFFLPTYGVFQEKRFVARGRNIEVFPTRFGPATVLICEDVWHSITGTIAALKGAEVFYVIAASPGRGFHGENVGNVMKWQQILCSVAEEHGVWVVNASLVGFEGGKGFVGQSMVVNPFGQVVVSAPLMKEAMITATIDTEEIAIARANAPLLADLESGLADLLIEMQEIAAEQHARDRQ; this comes from the coding sequence ATGAAAATCCGTGTGGTGTCGGTACAGTTCAAACCGCGCAAAGGCGATGTAGAGCATAACCTGCACCGCGTGGCGGAGGTACTGCGCCAGGTCGTGGAAGACGGCGTGCCCGCCGACGTAGTGGTGTTTCCGGAAACCATTACCTCGGGGTATTTTTTAGAGGGTGGCGTGCGCGAGGCGGCACGCACGCGCGAGCAGATACTGGAAGCACTGGTGCGACGTTACCAGCCATTTGCACGCCCGGAGCCGCTGGATGTGGTGTTGGGTTTTTACGAGCTCTGGCACGGCAAGTACTATAATTCCGCCCTGTATCTTACCTTGAGCGCAGAGCCCGAGTCCTGCCGCATTGTGCACACACACCGCAAGTTTTTCCTACCCACCTATGGCGTGTTTCAGGAGAAGCGCTTTGTCGCGCGGGGGCGTAATATTGAGGTGTTCCCCACGCGATTCGGCCCGGCTACCGTATTGATCTGTGAAGATGTGTGGCACTCTATCACGGGAACTATCGCTGCGCTGAAGGGGGCAGAGGTGTTCTACGTCATCGCCGCCTCGCCCGGAAGAGGTTTTCACGGCGAGAACGTGGGCAACGTGATGAAGTGGCAGCAGATTTTGTGCAGCGTGGCGGAAGAGCACGGGGTGTGGGTGGTGAACGCCAGTCTGGTGGGCTTTGAGGGCGGTAAAGGGTTCGTCGGGCAGTCGATGGTGGTGAATCCCTTCGGACAGGTTGTGGTTTCCGCACCGCTGATGAAAGAGGCGATGATTACCGCCACTATCGATACCGAAGAGATAGCCATCGCGAGGGCGAACGCTCCCCTGCTGGCGGACCTGGAATCGGGACTGGCAGACCTGCTGATAGAGATGCAGGAAATCGCGGCGGAACAACATGCGAGGGATCGGCAATGA
- a CDS encoding cytochrome b: MAHLIEKTTEKPTPRSDGKPETGVELSRQTGWVGAVRDWIEERTGLFGFIQRHLDEPMPPGVGWWQTLGNLLLTLLIFQFITGFALAMFYAPTPDHAHESVKHITENVPLGAFIRGWHHWGSSFIMLVVVLHILRVFFWGAYKKPRELTWLVGVAIFQVILAFAFAGYLLIWDQKAYWATVVGTRFASTVPIIGEWLMYFLRGGKEVGALTLTRFYAIHIMLLPVVLVLLIAAHLYLVRRLHIAGPVVPQKGAPQPFYPYQLFRDAVVVLVGMGLLMTCALLFKPPLYPVADPSGTAFTPRPEWYFLGLYELLKLMPPKLEVLGTVVIPGLVAIGMILLPWLDRSPSRHPAYRKWVIDVGLIVIFLIGTLTLKGILSEPPAPPPAQVSSTTSGSR; encoded by the coding sequence ATGGCGCACCTGATAGAGAAAACTACCGAGAAACCGACGCCTCGCTCAGATGGCAAGCCTGAGACAGGCGTGGAACTGTCCCGCCAGACGGGGTGGGTTGGTGCAGTGCGCGACTGGATAGAAGAGCGCACCGGATTGTTCGGCTTTATCCAACGCCATCTGGACGAGCCGATGCCTCCAGGCGTGGGGTGGTGGCAAACGCTGGGCAATCTGCTGCTCACGCTGCTCATTTTCCAGTTCATTACCGGTTTCGCGCTGGCGATGTTCTACGCGCCCACACCCGACCACGCACACGAGAGCGTGAAGCACATCACCGAGAACGTGCCGCTGGGAGCGTTCATTCGCGGATGGCACCACTGGGGCTCTTCGTTCATTATGCTGGTAGTGGTGCTGCACATCCTGCGCGTGTTCTTCTGGGGGGCTTATAAGAAGCCGCGCGAACTCACGTGGCTGGTCGGTGTTGCCATCTTTCAGGTAATACTGGCGTTTGCCTTCGCCGGCTATCTGCTGATTTGGGACCAGAAGGCGTACTGGGCAACAGTGGTAGGCACGCGCTTCGCCAGCACCGTGCCCATTATCGGCGAGTGGCTGATGTACTTCCTGCGGGGAGGTAAAGAGGTAGGGGCGTTGACACTCACGCGCTTCTACGCCATCCACATCATGTTGCTGCCGGTGGTGCTGGTATTGCTGATCGCGGCGCATCTGTATCTGGTGCGGAGGCTGCATATCGCGGGCCCGGTGGTTCCGCAGAAAGGCGCGCCGCAGCCGTTCTATCCATACCAGCTGTTCCGTGACGCGGTGGTGGTGCTGGTGGGCATGGGATTGTTGATGACCTGTGCTCTGCTGTTCAAGCCGCCGCTGTACCCTGTCGCCGACCCATCGGGCACGGCGTTCACCCCACGTCCAGAATGGTACTTCTTGGGCTTGTATGAACTGTTGAAGCTAATGCCGCCCAAACTCGAGGTTCTTGGCACGGTGGTAATACCCGGTCTGGTGGCAATCGGCATGATACTGCTGCCGTGGCTGGACCGCTCGCCGTCGCGTCACCCTGCGTATCGTAAGTGGGTGATTGACGTAGGGCTGATTGTTATCTTCCTGATAGGCACGCTCACGTTGAAGGGCATCCTGTCCGAGCCGCCAGCGCCGCCGCCTGCGCAGGTTTCTTCCACGACATCGGGTTCGCGATAG
- a CDS encoding threonine dehydratase, whose product MVTLERIEEAQQAAKGLVQHTPLIPARMLSELTGVPVWLKVESFQRTGSFKIRGAYECLRRLPPEVRARGVVTGSAGNHAQGLALAAMTFGIPATIFMPVFGSIAKMQAAKAYGAKVILQGEGFAEAVEAAQRFAQETGATYVPAYDHDDIICGQGTCGLEILEDLPEVEQIVVPVGGGGLFAGIAAAVKLRKASVSLIGVQSEGADTAVRSWREGRLVEPSPVRYTLADGIAVKSPSERTFAYIRRYADEMVTVDDRSIARAVLWLLERKKIVAEGAGAAGVAAVQSGKVRLRGTTVIVVSGGNIDAKTLSDLIEREMLHASRYYHFFTAVPDRPGGLAALLQLVARAQGNIMSVNHNRIHPSVPHGWTGVELLVEVRDAEHIAHIEGLLRQNGYTVRVLA is encoded by the coding sequence ATGGTCACTTTAGAGCGTATCGAGGAAGCACAGCAGGCAGCAAAGGGGCTGGTCCAGCACACCCCTCTGATCCCTGCGCGCATGTTGAGCGAGCTGACGGGCGTGCCGGTGTGGCTGAAAGTGGAAAGTTTCCAGCGCACCGGCTCATTCAAGATTCGCGGAGCGTACGAGTGCTTGCGTCGCCTACCACCGGAAGTGCGCGCGCGAGGGGTAGTCACCGGTTCGGCAGGCAACCACGCGCAGGGGCTTGCGCTGGCGGCGATGACCTTTGGGATACCGGCAACCATCTTCATGCCGGTGTTCGGTTCCATCGCCAAAATGCAGGCGGCAAAGGCGTATGGCGCGAAGGTTATCCTGCAGGGCGAGGGTTTTGCGGAAGCGGTGGAAGCGGCACAGCGTTTCGCACAAGAGACGGGCGCCACTTACGTCCCCGCATACGATCACGATGACATCATCTGTGGACAGGGTACCTGCGGACTGGAAATCCTGGAAGACCTGCCCGAGGTGGAGCAGATTGTTGTGCCCGTCGGAGGCGGTGGACTGTTTGCAGGCATTGCGGCGGCGGTCAAGTTGCGCAAAGCCAGTGTCTCCTTGATTGGCGTGCAATCGGAGGGAGCGGACACTGCTGTGCGCTCATGGCGGGAGGGCAGGCTGGTAGAACCTTCGCCGGTGCGCTATACCCTCGCGGACGGCATCGCCGTCAAGTCCCCTTCCGAGCGCACGTTTGCATATATCCGACGCTACGCCGACGAGATGGTGACCGTAGATGACCGCAGTATCGCCCGAGCGGTGCTGTGGCTACTGGAGCGCAAGAAGATAGTGGCGGAGGGGGCAGGTGCGGCGGGCGTCGCTGCAGTGCAGAGTGGGAAGGTACGGCTGCGTGGAACGACGGTGATCGTGGTCTCTGGGGGGAATATCGACGCCAAAACGCTTTCCGACCTGATTGAGCGCGAGATGCTTCATGCCAGTCGCTACTATCACTTCTTCACCGCCGTACCCGACCGGCCGGGCGGTCTCGCCGCCTTGCTGCAGCTGGTTGCGCGGGCGCAGGGCAACATCATGAGCGTCAACCATAACCGTATCCACCCCTCCGTCCCACACGGCTGGACAGGGGTAGAACTGCTGGTAGAGGTGCGCGACGCCGAGCATATCGCGCACATAGAAGGGCTTTTACGGCAAAACGGCTACACAGTGAGGGTGCTGGCATAG
- a CDS encoding endonuclease: protein MRKSRTFRTTVPLAAVVLVLIASALWQRWMPARGDFTGRVVGVSDGDTIEVMRAGRAVRVRLQGVDCPESHQAYGTRAKQFTAELAFGKTVAVQVHGTDQYGRILGEVILPDGRSLNRELVRNGYAWWYRRYSDDPVLQQLEEEARRERRGLWSDRNPIPPWEFRRERRRR, encoded by the coding sequence ATGCGCAAAAGCCGAACATTCCGAACAACCGTTCCCCTCGCGGCGGTGGTGCTGGTGCTCATCGCATCCGCGCTGTGGCAGCGCTGGATGCCCGCGCGTGGGGATTTCACCGGCAGGGTAGTGGGCGTCTCCGACGGCGACACGATCGAGGTGATGCGTGCGGGACGAGCGGTGCGCGTGCGCCTGCAAGGGGTGGATTGCCCCGAGAGCCATCAGGCGTATGGCACACGGGCAAAGCAGTTCACGGCGGAACTAGCGTTTGGCAAGACGGTGGCAGTGCAGGTGCATGGAACCGACCAGTACGGACGCATTCTGGGAGAGGTCATCCTGCCCGACGGGCGCAGTCTGAACCGTGAGCTGGTGCGCAACGGTTATGCATGGTGGTACCGGCGCTACTCGGATGACCCTGTGCTACAGCAGCTAGAGGAGGAGGCACGGCGCGAGCGACGCGGTTTGTGGAGCGATAGAAACCCGATACCCCCCTGGGAGTTCCGAAGGGAGCGTCGTCGGCGGTAG
- the murB gene encoding UDP-N-acetylenolpyruvoylglucosamine reductase gives MVPVPSHLRLHEPLKNYTTLRVGGPADLFYKVTDIQEFAQVVVTAHRLNVPTFILGLGSNLLVSDKGIRGLVVYNCCRRIEVGELTFSESGASFQQLFLKTAQAGLSGLEFAVGIPGTVGGALVSNAGAFRENICELVEHIDIVVEGERKLVTKEWMQFSYRDSILRRPNPPRAAILAVTLRLRRGDRWQIFAKARELQRWRIERQPPNPSAGSFFKNVTDAELAQRLPSLPATLKEAGVVPAGYLIAQAGMKGLRVGGAMVSQKHANFLINAGGATASDIRQLADIVKQKVYEQFGVWLEEEVLTVGEWE, from the coding sequence ATGGTTCCCGTTCCCTCTCATCTGCGGCTCCATGAACCGCTAAAAAACTACACCACACTGCGCGTAGGCGGTCCGGCCGACCTGTTCTATAAGGTGACCGACATCCAAGAGTTCGCGCAAGTGGTGGTCACTGCCCACAGGTTGAACGTGCCCACTTTCATCTTGGGGCTGGGCAGCAACTTGCTGGTGAGCGATAAAGGCATCCGTGGGCTGGTGGTGTACAACTGCTGTCGGCGCATCGAGGTGGGCGAGCTCACTTTCTCCGAATCGGGCGCGTCTTTCCAGCAGCTATTCCTGAAAACGGCGCAGGCGGGGCTGTCAGGGCTGGAGTTTGCGGTGGGCATCCCGGGCACGGTAGGCGGTGCTCTGGTATCTAACGCGGGGGCGTTTCGCGAGAACATCTGCGAACTGGTGGAGCATATCGACATCGTGGTAGAGGGCGAGCGCAAACTGGTGACCAAAGAGTGGATGCAGTTTTCCTACCGTGACAGCATCCTGCGTCGCCCTAACCCTCCACGTGCGGCGATACTGGCGGTGACCCTGCGTCTGCGGCGCGGCGACCGATGGCAGATTTTTGCCAAAGCACGCGAGCTGCAGCGCTGGCGTATCGAGCGACAACCGCCGAACCCCTCGGCAGGCAGCTTCTTCAAGAACGTAACCGATGCGGAGCTGGCGCAAAGGCTGCCCAGCCTGCCCGCGACGTTGAAGGAGGCTGGTGTCGTGCCGGCGGGATACCTCATTGCCCAGGCGGGAATGAAAGGGCTGCGCGTGGGTGGAGCGATGGTCTCGCAGAAACACGCCAACTTTCTAATTAACGCAGGCGGCGCGACTGCCAGCGATATCCGCCAGCTGGCAGACATCGTGAAGCAGAAGGTGTACGAACAGTTCGGCGTGTGGCTGGAGGAAGAGGTGCTCACCGTCGGCGAGTGGGAGTGA
- a CDS encoding ATP--cob(I)alamin adenosyltransferase — MRIYTRTGDNGTTGLLGGQRVSKDSPRVEAYGTVDELNAHLGLAIAYLQAYPTFSEILQQVQNHLFVIGAELAVPVGKKPIIKPIGEEEVQALERHIDALEDTLPPLRHFILPGGAVASATLHVARTVCRRAERRVVTLFHIEPGNPYIITYLNRLADLLFVMARAVNAAEGVQDIIWDM; from the coding sequence ATGCGCATCTATACCAGAACGGGAGACAACGGAACCACAGGCTTGTTGGGTGGGCAGCGGGTCAGCAAGGACTCGCCGCGCGTGGAAGCGTACGGCACCGTCGATGAGCTGAACGCGCATCTGGGGCTGGCTATCGCCTACCTGCAGGCGTATCCTACCTTCAGCGAGATACTGCAACAGGTACAGAATCACCTGTTTGTCATCGGTGCAGAGCTGGCAGTGCCTGTGGGCAAAAAACCTATCATCAAGCCTATTGGTGAAGAGGAAGTGCAGGCACTCGAGCGGCACATCGATGCCCTGGAAGACACTCTTCCGCCTCTTCGTCACTTTATTCTACCCGGAGGCGCTGTGGCTTCCGCTACGCTGCATGTAGCACGCACCGTGTGCCGGCGTGCCGAAAGACGGGTCGTCACCCTCTTTCACATCGAACCGGGCAATCCATACATCATCACCTACCTGAACCGTCTTGCCGACCTGCTGTTTGTGATGGCAAGGGCAGTGAATGCCGCAGAGGGCGTGCAGGACATCATCTGGGACATGTAG
- a CDS encoding hydrolase, whose translation MARVYQHLGVYSDWVEAAHQAHPLYPAAPPGEETRRKLREVLGFHFQREIPHEVRLERRWKRDGLEGEEVSWSVGYGPRTHAWILKPEGVKEPLPAVVALHDHGGFKYFGKEKIADGPEEPHPVLKPFRDECYGGRAFANALAKEGFVVLVPDVFLWGSRRFPLETLAEVDGAARELLPEWQCGEHTEAIVHRYNAIAGGHEHLVEKYCHLLGTTLAGVVSYEDRVAVNYLRSREDVRADAIGCIGLSGGGARSALLQATCDHIRAAVIVGMMCTFAETLDHNVVTHSWMVLPWGWARYGEYPDIAACRAPSPLMVQYDEEDPLFTSQGMHDSHQRIAEHYRSVGAPENYVGEFYPGGHKFDLSMQADAFAWLKKQLGS comes from the coding sequence ATGGCACGAGTTTATCAGCATCTTGGAGTGTACAGCGACTGGGTAGAAGCAGCCCATCAGGCGCATCCGTTGTATCCGGCGGCTCCACCCGGCGAAGAGACGCGCCGGAAGCTGAGGGAGGTACTCGGCTTTCACTTTCAGCGGGAGATACCACATGAGGTCAGGTTGGAGCGTCGGTGGAAGCGCGACGGGCTGGAGGGGGAAGAGGTTTCGTGGTCGGTGGGGTATGGGCCACGTACGCATGCCTGGATATTGAAGCCGGAGGGTGTGAAGGAGCCTTTGCCGGCAGTAGTGGCTCTGCATGACCACGGAGGCTTCAAATATTTCGGTAAAGAGAAGATTGCGGACGGGCCTGAGGAGCCACATCCTGTGCTGAAGCCTTTTCGGGATGAGTGCTACGGGGGACGCGCTTTTGCCAATGCGCTGGCGAAAGAGGGGTTCGTGGTGCTGGTGCCTGACGTGTTCCTCTGGGGCAGCCGTCGCTTCCCTCTAGAGACCCTTGCTGAAGTAGACGGTGCAGCGCGCGAGTTGCTCCCCGAGTGGCAGTGTGGGGAACACACGGAGGCGATTGTTCATCGCTACAACGCCATCGCCGGTGGACACGAGCATCTTGTGGAGAAATACTGCCACTTGCTGGGGACGACGCTGGCTGGGGTGGTCAGCTATGAGGACAGGGTGGCAGTGAACTATCTTCGCTCACGGGAGGATGTGCGTGCGGACGCCATCGGCTGTATCGGCTTATCGGGGGGCGGGGCACGTTCTGCCTTGTTACAAGCTACTTGCGACCACATCCGCGCGGCGGTCATTGTGGGCATGATGTGCACCTTCGCGGAGACACTGGATCACAACGTAGTGACCCATTCGTGGATGGTGTTGCCGTGGGGATGGGCACGCTACGGAGAGTATCCGGACATCGCCGCGTGCCGTGCACCCTCACCGCTGATGGTGCAGTACGACGAGGAGGACCCACTGTTTACCTCTCAGGGGATGCACGATTCCCATCAGCGTATTGCTGAGCATTACCGCAGTGTGGGTGCGCCCGAAAACTACGTGGGTGAATTCTATCCGGGCGGACATAAATTCGACCTGTCGATGCAAGCCGATGCGTTCGCGTGGCTCAAGAAGCAGCTGGGCAGCTGA
- the nadE gene encoding NH(3)-dependent NAD(+) synthetase → MSKLEVIHAPERTHDAEELLRINAPLVAEWLVEFLRDEMIRRRGFHRAVVGLSGGVDSSVTAFLCARALGAENVWGIRMPYRTSSPESLEHAQLVIDQLGIHSRTIDITPAVDGYLQYEPDADGRRRGNVMARMRMIVLFDLSAKLNALPVGTGNKTERLFGYFTWHADDSPPINPLGDLFKTQVWQLARYLGVPEVIVSKPASADLIVGQTDEDDLGISYHLADQILYFLLRGYRVEQIEEMGYPPEKILLVKGRLESTHWKRHLPTTAMLSSTSINDYYLRPVDY, encoded by the coding sequence ATGAGCAAGCTGGAAGTCATCCACGCGCCTGAGCGCACACACGATGCAGAAGAATTGCTGCGTATCAACGCACCGCTGGTCGCCGAGTGGCTGGTGGAGTTCCTGCGCGACGAGATGATACGCCGTCGAGGCTTCCATCGTGCGGTGGTAGGATTGTCGGGTGGGGTAGACTCGTCGGTGACAGCATTTCTCTGTGCACGGGCGCTGGGCGCGGAGAACGTGTGGGGCATCCGCATGCCCTACCGCACCAGTAGCCCCGAGAGTCTGGAACACGCGCAGCTGGTGATAGACCAGCTGGGCATCCACTCTCGCACCATCGACATCACCCCGGCGGTAGACGGCTACCTGCAGTACGAACCCGATGCCGACGGCAGGCGACGCGGCAACGTGATGGCACGCATGCGCATGATTGTGCTGTTCGACCTCTCCGCCAAACTGAACGCCCTGCCCGTCGGTACAGGCAACAAGACTGAAAGGCTGTTCGGCTATTTCACCTGGCACGCCGACGACTCGCCCCCCATCAACCCGCTGGGCGACCTGTTTAAAACGCAGGTGTGGCAGCTGGCGCGGTATCTGGGCGTGCCGGAGGTCATCGTCTCCAAACCTGCCTCGGCAGACCTGATTGTGGGGCAAACGGACGAGGATGACCTCGGCATCTCGTACCATCTCGCCGACCAGATTCTGTACTTCCTGTTACGCGGGTATCGCGTGGAGCAGATTGAAGAGATGGGTTACCCGCCCGAGAAGATATTACTGGTAAAAGGACGGTTGGAGAGCACACACTGGAAACGGCATCTGCCCACTACCGCGATGCTCTCCAGCACTTCCATCAACGACTACTACCTGCGTCCGGTGGACTATTGA
- a CDS encoding malate dehydrogenase, which produces MDVSIIGASGDCGREIAIQLVAERVLSPTERLQLVGRRGGRSERVLFGLRSDLADAYAEIAPELDVALHPEEVVGDIIVMAAGQAVPIDASSAPSRDTLAHTNLPVFHTYARALEKYGHGNEVVIVVTNPVELGVEIFSRYLGRHRVIGIGAYSDSLRFRREIAADVGVRRQMVHAFVVGEHGEQMVPLWSSVRIYGMDMEEMLAISGRLRGNRSVLDFPQEVQREKLSVVAYLQQGLIREAFEHVDRLPPDLRVVLKPYLTHLSGAKTAVATANVTVDLVRTLMDGREIVVAGQVRLDGEFYGIHTTIGAPIVAGNNGWSQVVPLQLWEDEARLLMQSASRIQRKLREWTKHGE; this is translated from the coding sequence ATGGACGTATCCATTATCGGTGCAAGCGGCGACTGCGGACGCGAAATCGCTATCCAGCTGGTGGCGGAGCGAGTGCTCTCCCCCACCGAACGCCTGCAGCTGGTGGGCAGGCGAGGCGGCAGAAGCGAGCGCGTGCTGTTCGGATTGCGCAGCGACCTCGCGGATGCCTATGCTGAGATCGCCCCCGAGCTGGATGTCGCTTTGCATCCTGAAGAGGTGGTAGGTGACATCATCGTCATGGCGGCAGGGCAAGCGGTACCTATCGATGCCTCCAGCGCACCTTCTCGGGATACGCTGGCGCATACAAACCTGCCCGTATTCCACACTTACGCTCGTGCCCTCGAGAAGTATGGTCATGGCAACGAAGTGGTCATCGTCGTCACGAACCCGGTGGAGCTGGGTGTGGAGATATTCAGCCGCTATTTGGGCAGGCATCGCGTTATCGGCATCGGCGCGTACTCGGACTCGCTGCGTTTCCGCCGCGAGATCGCCGCCGATGTTGGAGTGCGCCGCCAGATGGTGCACGCCTTCGTGGTCGGCGAGCATGGTGAACAGATGGTCCCTCTGTGGAGCAGCGTACGTATCTACGGCATGGATATGGAGGAGATGCTGGCGATTAGTGGACGACTGCGCGGAAACCGCAGCGTGCTGGATTTCCCACAGGAAGTGCAACGAGAGAAGCTGAGCGTGGTAGCGTACCTGCAACAAGGGCTGATCCGCGAGGCGTTTGAGCACGTCGACCGCCTCCCGCCCGACCTGCGCGTGGTGCTGAAGCCCTATCTGACCCATCTCTCAGGCGCGAAAACGGCGGTCGCAACTGCCAATGTCACAGTAGACCTGGTGCGCACGTTGATGGATGGGCGCGAGATCGTGGTGGCGGGGCAGGTACGGCTGGATGGCGAATTTTATGGCATCCACACCACTATCGGCGCGCCGATAGTGGCAGGCAACAACGGCTGGTCACAGGTGGTTCCTCTGCAACTGTGGGAAGACGAAGCGCGGTTGCTCATGCAATCCGCCAGCCGAATTCAACGCAAACTGCGAGAGTGGACAAAACATGGAGAGTGA